A genomic window from Myotis daubentonii chromosome 4, mMyoDau2.1, whole genome shotgun sequence includes:
- the PDZD2 gene encoding PDZ domain-containing protein 2 isoform X7: MKLKSRLSGGVHRLESVEEYNELMVRNGDPRARMLEVSRDGRKHSLPQLLESSGSQEYHIVKKSTRSLSTTQVESPWRLIRPSVISIIGLYKEKGKGLGFSIAGGRDCIRGQMGIFVKTIFPNGSAAEDGRLKEGDEILDVNGIPIKGLTFQEAIHTFKQIRSGLFVLTVRTKLLSPSLTPCSTPTHMSRSSSPSFNASGGTSAVGSDESNSSSLGRKAHGPKDRIVMEVTLNKEPRVGLGIGACCLALENSPPGIYIHSLAPGSVAKMESNLSRGDQILEVNSVNVRHAALSKVHAILSKCPPGPVRLVIGRHPNPKVSEQEMDEVIARSTYQDSKEASSSPGLGTPLKSPSLAKKDSLLSEADLSQYFAPDVAGPLADFVVAGSEDEEHVGSGCSPSTPKEPGKARANSLVCLGSQRGSGLFHKQVTVARQASLPGSPQVLRNPLRRQKKVGCYADDASDEEEFEGEGDCISLPGSLPGAGRPLTEDDSRHGLTSPKVMGVNNREDHPQKTLVSKASSVPLLGSSLSLESVPGDLGDTPPHAANPLSSAEAPKGGSGCLRRKELPGSRSSPKLEYKADTQSLVSADSASAPQQRSESLGCRHRPVARVSPHCKGPEASARPTASETVNLTAGGNDPQDLESKAQAASIHETMSGFLPGGAVEKDSPGKLTIGHGPHPGAGRLPESLPEAGPDQGQYPGTGLDGSPDLVPSPGQKGAAHPDPSKTSMDAGHGRRPEDPREPVPPRAPKSEDRRQGSPARVHSTSPGKTAGSHPLDTGGPDTTSKAAAPGGAGPGAEGAAAASTVLSPALLTGQDTRGVAGDHSQTLAGTLVPAPSWKSAGLEGTDSEPGRAPQASHSWTSPTDRARGGCGGASEHHCPVTNVDRCLEEQDASEGRLPSPDRGHRARPEGSAQGQLPTGAAGGCARRAEPATGNQAPTPKRAWAACQPPHPPWTSQPSVLDSVNPDKHFTVNKNFLSNYSRNLSSFHEDGASLSGTADSMELSLSSMYGDAEDSSSDPESLPDALRACTRDTRSPTRSRGSSHREDTTESEEEQIEIYSTGGFPTPTSMAGPMPAQEAPCPVPAGGLPLRHSALGEAVGSPRERAYFMPGASCPPTPSSAQPSPLRGRSAQGHEPPVDPQIPQHQGAPSTGSAVENHKPSAAARHLHSAPVALSSPNMVNGLGHDLDGETTDEKQETSVNATESAGAPENGECALANLHSSKSQDLEDPLQKPKLVSRRPIMAWFKEINKSNQGGHLQSRTDKGQPAMPATSPDSKSQVLSTSHRKGVAVPNSPPPLKLNLENKEPPKKSSVETLVSNGQKPKSGAKLKRLSSKSKSKGSAEGPAANMPKAGGTDPRRSLVSPQASHKMLSKVTSHRSHGADHEEPGKNAAATARSPQCAPESKPPPAASGSLRLSASDTSIRPLASPLTSPRALPEQGAGNRFHASVHSRPDRGSPAAPRPKCGPESKAASGTGPATSRSSTPTAVDRREPPPPQQGQQLTYSVPEAAQPGVTGGDKGSNTIANDPPERTNQLKIVEISSERMPKNACGDTPAERGRQGGFVTPSNGQKSELRLCHQPVESSPNHGPALASRAAPVEPEMQRSFSVAKLAASSPGKSSQVPACPEMPKNSTAAAPMDEHPYFTPRPATRTYSMPAQFSSHFGREGPSLHSPGRSHRDSQIPGTSGPEAKGCRGGGLGLANGPGVYSVKPLLETSRALPTTDEGDVLSVQDTSCLITDKIRVTRRHYYLEQHWPHESTSFFSVKQRIKSFENLANSDRSLAKSGASAFLSVSSKPPIGRRSSGSVVSGSLSHPSDLAARSLRRSLSSCSESQGEASTLIPQMTKSPSSMTLTVPRHHPVEARNKGPDSDTKQSLGPSGIPTPMVTPASPIKKNKSSVRHTQPSPVSRSKLQELRALSMPDLDKLCSEDFPAGPTAVLFKTELEIVPRRSPGSPAGGLNGATALLCPVQGADRACPGGSRPKASEPGAPSSANMSETTRELPSGKSWSVNLDQLLVSAGDQQRLQSVLSLARSKSTILTLMQEAKAQSENKEDVCFIVLTKKEGSGLGFSVAGGTDEEPNAIVVHRVFSQGAASQEGTMNRGDFLLSVNGASLAGLAHGDVLKVLHQAQLHKDVLVVIKKGNDQPRPSTRQEPHTANGKGSLSRETISLEPGMGMGRRGAAQDALCVEVLKTSAGLGLSLDGGKSSMSGDGPLFIKRVYKGGAAEQAGTIEAGDEILAINGKPLVGLMHFDAWNIMKSVPEGPVQLVIRKHRNSSCNKHE, encoded by the exons GAATACCACATTGTGAAGAAGTCCACCCGCTCCCTGAGCACCACGCAGGTGGAGTCTCCGTGGAGGCTCATCCGGCCGTCGGTCATCTCCATCATCGGGCTGTACAAAGAGAAGGGCAAG GGCCTTGGCTTTAGCATTGCCGGAGGTCGGGACTGCATTCGAGGACAGATGGGGATTTTTGTCAAGACCATTTTCCCAAATGGATCAGCTGCCGAGGATGGAAGACTTAAGGAAG GGGATGAAATCCTAGATGTAAATGGAATACCAATAAAGGGCTTGACGTTTCAAGAAGCCATTCATACCTTTAAG CAAATCCGGAGTGGATTGTTTGTGTTAACCGTACGCACGAAGTTACTGAGTCCAAGCCTCACGCCCTGCTCCACCCCGACACACATGAGTAGATCCAGCTCCCCAAGCTTCAACGCCAGCGGGGGAACCTCGGCGGTGGGCTCGGATGAAAGCAACTCCTCATCCCTGGGTCGGAAGGCCCATGGGCCCAAGGACAGAATTGTCATGGAAGTAACGCTCAACAAAG AGCCCAGAGTTGGATTGGGCATTGGCGCCTGCTGCCTGGCCCTGGAGAACAGCCCTCCGGGCATCTACATTCACAGCCTTGCCCCGGGATCCGTGGCCAAGATGGAGAGCAATCTCAG CCGCGGAGATCAGATCCTGGAAGTGAACTCGGTCAACGTCCGCCACGCTGCTTTAAGCAAAGTCCACGCCATCTTGAGCAAATGCCCTCCAGGACCCGTGCGCCTTGTCATCGGCCGGCACCCTAATCCAAAG GTTTCCGAGCAGGAAATGGATGAAGTGATAGCACGCAGCACTTACCAGGACAGCAAAGAGGCCAGTTCCTCTCCTGGCTTAG GTACCCCCTTGAAGAGTCCCTCTCTCGCAAAAAAG GACTCCCTGCTCTCTGAAGCCGACCTCTCCCAGTACTTTGCCCCGGACGTCGCAGGCCCCTTGGCAGACTTCGTGGTGGCGGGCTCGGAGGACGAGGAGCACGTGGGGAGCGGCTGCAGCCCCTCCA CTCCCAAGGAACCAGGAAAAGCCAGGGCCAACAGCCTTGTGTGTCTAGGAAGCCAGCGGGGCTCTGGGCTCTTCCACAAGCAGGTGACAGTCGCCAGACAAGCCAGTCTGCCCGGGAGCCCGCAGGTCCTCCGCAACCCTCTCCGCCGCCAGAAGAAGGTGGGCTGCTACGCGGACGACGCCAGCGATGAGGAGGAGTTCGAGGGCGAAGGGGACTGCATCTCCCTCCCAGGGAGCCTCCCAGGTGCCGGCAGGCCTCTGACAGAGGACGACTCTAGGCATGGCTTGACCTCTCCCAAGGTCATGGGTGTCAACAACCGAGAGGACCATCCCCAGAAAACACTGGTCAGCAAGGCCTCCTCGGTGCCTCTCCTTGGCAGCTCCCTGAGCTTGGAGAGTGTCCCAGGGGACTTGGGGGACACTCCTCCCCATGCAGCCAACCCGCTGTCTTCTGCAGAGGCCCCCAAGGGTGGCTCTGGCTGCCTGAGGAGGAAggaactgccggggtccaggAGTTCACCCAAATTGGAATACAAAGCTGATACCCAGAGTCTGGTGAGTGCGGACAGCGCCAGTGCCCCCCAGCAGAGGAGTGAAAGCCTGGGGTGCAGGCACAGGCCAGTGGCCAGGGTCAGCCCACACTGCAAGGGGCCAGAGGCCTCGGCCAGGCCCACTGCGTCCGAGACAGTAAACCTGACCGCCGGAGGTAATGATCCCCAGGATCTGGAATCTAAGGCCCAGGCCGCTTCCATCCACGAGACCATGTCTGGCTTCCTACCAGGTGGAGCTGTGGAAAAG GACTCTCCGGGGAAGCTGACCATTGGGCATGGGCCCCACCCAGGAGCTGGCCGCCTCCCAGAGAGCCTGCCCGAAGCTGGACCAGACCAGGGGCAATACCCTGGGACGG GACTGGATGGCTCCCCAGACCTTGTCCCTTCCCCAGGGCAAAAAGGGGCTGCTCACCCGGACCCCAGCAAGACCTCCATGGATGCAGGACATGGGAGGCGGCCTGAGGACCCCAGAGAGCCAGTGCCGCCCAGGGCCCCCAAGTCTGAGGACAGACGTCAAGGCAGCCCTGCCCGGGTCCACAGCACCTCCCCAGGGAAGACAGCAGGGTCTCATCCCCTGGACACCGGCGGGCCCGACACCACCAGCAAGGCAGCTGCCCctgggggagcagggcctggggcagaaggAGCGGCTGCAGCCAGCACTGTCCTGTCACCAGCCCTCCTCACAGGCCAGGACACACGAGGAGTTGCAGGCGACCACAGCCAAACTCTGGCAGGGACCCTCGTGCCTGCACCCTCCTGGAAGTCTGCTGGGCTTGAGGGAACGGACTCCGAGCCTGGGAGGGCACCGCAGGCCAGCCACTCCTGGACGTCACCCACTGACCGGGCCAGAGGGGGGTGTGGTGGTGCCTCGGAGCACCACTGCCCTGTGACCAATGTGGACAGATGCCTCGAGGAGCAGGATGCCTCGGAAGGAAGACTTCCGTCTCCGGACAGAGGGCACCGAGCGAGGCCGGAGGGCAGTGCTCAGGGTCAGCTGCCCACAGGAGCTGCAGGAGGATGCGCCCGCCGAGCTGAGCCAGCCACCGGGaaccaggcccccacccccaagaggGCCTGGGCGGCGtgccaaccccctcaccccccctggaCCTCCCAGCCTTCTGTTTTGGATTCAGTTAATCCTGACAAACATTTTACTGTGAACAAAAACTTTCTGAGCAACTATTCTAGAAATCTCAGCAGTTTTCACGAGGACGGCGCATCCCTGTCAGGAACTGCTGACAGCATGGAGTTGTCTCTCTCCTCCATGTACGGGGACGCCGAGGACTCATCCTCTGACCCCGAGTCGCTCCCTGATGCCCTGCGAGCTTGCACCAGGGACACCCGGTCACCTACTCGTTCTCGTGGGTCTTCTCACAGGGAAGACACTACGGAATCGGAGGAGGAGCAAATTGAAATCTATTCCACAGGGGGTTTCCCCACCCCAACCTCGATGGCGGGGCCCATGCCTGCCCAGGAGGcgccctgccctgtgccagccGGAGGCCTGCCCCTGCGGCACAGTGCTCTGGGTGAGGCCGTGGGAAGTCCACGTGAGAGAGCCTACTTCATGCCGGGAGCCTCGTGCCCTCCAACCCCGAGCTCTGCCCAGCCGTCTCCCCTCAGGGGCAGAAGTGCTCAGGGGCATGAACCTCCCGTGGACCCACAGATTCCACAGCACCAGGGGGCCCCCAGCACTGGCTCAGCTGTGGAAAACCACAAGCCCTCCGCAGCCGCCAGGCATCTTCACAGCGCCCCGGTTGCCCTCAGCTCTCCCAACATGGTGAATGGTTTGGGACACGATTTGGATGGTGAAACCACAgatgaaaaacaagaaacaagTGTGAATGCAACTGAAAGTGCAGGTGCCCCTGAGAACGGGGAATGTGCCCTGGCAAACCTGCACAGCTCCAAAAGCCAAGACCTGGAGGACCCGCTACAGAAACCAAAACTGGTCTCCAGGAGGCCCATCATGGCCTGGTTTAAAGAGATCAATAAAAGCAACCAAGGTGGTCATTTGCAGAGCAGGACTGACAAGGGGCAACCCGCCATGCCAGCCACCAGTCCTGACTCCAAAAGTCAGGTGCTGAGCACAAGCCACAGAAAGGGGGTTGCTGTGCCGAATAGTCCTCCTCCGCTGAAACTGAATCTTGAAAATAAAGAACCACCTAAAAAAAGTTCTGTGGAGACCCTTGTAAGTAACGGTCAGAAACCCAAGTCCGGTGCTAAGCTGAAGAGGCTGAGCAGCAAGAGCAAAAGCAAAGGCAGCGCCGAGGGCCCTGCAGCTAACATGCCTAAGGCCGGAGGGACGGACCCCAGGAGGTCCCTGGTCTCACCCCAGGCCTCCCACAAAATGCTCTCCAAGGTCACATCACACCGGTCCCACGGAGCTGACCACGAGGAACCTGGCAAAAATGCCGCAGCCACTGCCAGGTCTCCCCAGTGTGCGCCGGAGAGCAAGCCACCCCCTGCAGCCTCGGGGTCACTGAGGCTGTCAGCCTCCGACACGAGCATCAGACCACTCGCTTcgcccctcacctcccccagggCTCTTCCTGAGCAAGGTGCGGGCAACAGGTTCCACGCGTCTGTGCACTCCAGACCCGACAGAGGCAGCCCGGCCGCCCCCAGACCTAAGTGTGGACCAGAGAGCAAGGCGGCCTCGGGGACAGGTCCCGCCACCTCGAGGAGCAGCACGCCCACAGCAGTGGACCGGCGggaacccccacctccccagcaggGCCAGCAGCTCACGTATTCAGTACCCGAAGCAGCCCAACCTGGGGTGACTGGTGGTGACAAAGGAAGCAACACAATTGCTAATGATCCCCCAGAAAGAACCAACCAGCTGAAAATAgttgaaatttcttctgaaagAATGCCAAAGAATGCATGTGGTGACACGCCAGCGGAAAGGGGTAGACAGGGAGGGTTCGTGACCCCGAGCAACGGTCAGAAGAGTGAACTTAGACTCTGCCACCAGCCAGTGGAATCGTCCCCAAACCACGGACCTGCACTGGCATCCCGCGCCGCCCCGGTGGAGCCGGAAATGCAGCGCTCCTTCAGCGTGGCGAAGCTGGCCGCCTCCTCCCCGGGGAAGTCGAGCCAGGTGCCAGCCTGCCCGGAGATGCCCAAGAACAGCACAGCAGCGGCCCCTATGGATGAGCATCCCTATTTCACGCCAAGGCCGGCAACCAGGACCTACTCCATGCCAGCCCAGTTCTCGAGCCATTTTGGACGGGAAGGGCCTTCCCTGCACAGCCCAGGGCGCTCCCACCGGGACAGCCAGATCCCCGGGACAAGCGGCCCGGAGGCCAAGGGGTGCAGAGGCGGAGGTCTCGGCCTGGCTAACGGACCGGGCGTCTACAGTGTGAAGCCCCTGCTGGAGACGTCGCGGGCCCTCCCAACCACCGACGAAGGGGACGTCCTTTCAGTGCAGGACACGAGCTGCCTCATCACCGACAAAATCCGAGTCACCAGAAGACACTACTACTTGGAGCAGCACTGGCCCCACGAATCTACCTCATTCTTCTCGGTGAAGCAGAGGATCAAGTCCTTTGAGAACCTGGCCAACTCGGACCGGTCCCTGGCCAAGTCTGGGGCTTCCGCTTTTTTGTCTGTGAGCTCCAAGCCTCCCATTGGGAGACGGTCCTCTGGCAGTGTAGTTTCAGGAAGCCTCAGCCATCCCAGTGACCTGGCAGCGAGGTCACTGCGACGCAGCCTGAGTTCCTGCAGCGAAAGCCAGGGCGAAGCCAGCACCCTCATCCCCCAGATGACCAAGTCCCCGTCCAGCATGACACTGACCGTCCCCCGGCATCACCCGGTGGAGGCCAGGAACAAGGGCCCTGATTCCGACACGAAGCAATCGCTTGGTCCTTCCGGAATCCCCACCCCAATGGTAACCCCGGCCTCTCCCATCAAGAAGAACAAGTCCTCAGTGCGCCACACCCAGCCCTCGCCGGTATCCCGCTCCAAGCTCCAGGAGCTGAGGGCCTTGAGTATGCCCGACCTTGACAAGCTCTGCAGTGAGGACTTCCCTGCAGGGCCCACAGCTGTGCTCTTCAAAACAGAGCTGGAGATCGTGCCCAGGAGGTCTCCTGGCTCCCCTGCCGGAGGCCTCAATGGGGCCACTGCCCTTTTGTGTCCTGTGCAGGGGGCAGACAGGGCCTGTCCAGGTGGAAGCAGGCCTAAAGCCAGTGAGCCTGGGGCACCCAGTTCAGCCAATATGAGTGAAACCACCCGGGAGCTGCCCTCTGGAAAAAGCTGGTCAGTTAA ttTGGATCAACTTCTAGTCTCAGCGGGGGACCAGCAAAGATTACAGTCTGTTTTGTCATTGGCGAGGTCGAAATCTACCATCCTGACTCTCATGCAGGAAGCGAAAGCACAATCAGAG AATAAAGAAGATGTCTGCTTTATAGTCTTGACCAAAAAAGAAGGCTCGGGTCTGGGATTCAGTGTGGCAGGAGGGACGGATGAGGAGCCAAATGCAATTGTG GTCCACAGGGTATTTTCTCAGGGGGCAGCTTCTCAAGAAGGGACTATGAACCGAGGGGATTTCCTCCTGTCAGTCAATGGTGCCTCACTGGCTGGCTTGGCCCATGGGGATGTCCTGAAGGTTCTGCACCAGGCACAGCTGCACAAAGATGTCCTCGTGGTCATCAAGAAAGGAAATGACCAGCCCAGGCCCTCCACCCGGCAGGAGCCACACACAGCCAACGGGAAGGGCTCACTGTCCAGAGAGACCATCTCCTTGGAGCCTGGAATGGGAATGG GGAGAAGAGGAGCTGCACAGGACGCTCTGTGTGTTGAAGTACTGAAGACCTCGGCTGggctgggattgagcctggaTGGAGGAAAATCATCCATGTCTGGGGATGGGCCCCTGTTCATCAAGAGAGTGTACAAAG GTGGTGCAGCTGAACAGGCTGGAACAATAGAAGCTGGGGATGAAATCCTTGCCATTAATGGGaaacccctggttgggctcatgCACTTCGATGCCTGGAATATTATGAAGTCTGTCCCGGAGGGACCTGTGCAGTTAGTAATTAGAAAGCATAGGAATTCTTCCTGCAATAAGCATGAGTAG